From Uloborus diversus isolate 005 chromosome 8, Udiv.v.3.1, whole genome shotgun sequence, a single genomic window includes:
- the LOC129227584 gene encoding popeye domain-containing protein 3-like, protein MSGLVFNGTEDAKLIKLFPILSHPDNVTVNIIESFANISNSSSSDLDWLFCFNQWLPPNHILFQIANAFLFLSYLAPIGIHGLLYMRTCLMIGSLFFTLWGWIILCALDTFLWNAVFTVVNLIQMTIILYLLRPCKFSVELEGVYRELFQPLRVSRHEFKRAIQCMREIKSLKPREPYCVENVTKVDRLSLVLSGRLVVSQHGHALHIVDSKQFLDSPEWFGVCTNDNYQVSITALEECRLLVWHRDKLKLSICNDQFLQAVFDNILGKDVVKKLLLVSETSCNGVGLYVCEDVVAETTKLLSKNKQGQTGLSVLLTRQVKNRDTNVWNLAKKAQVEYDAETTV, encoded by the exons ATGAGTGGGCTTGTTTTTAATGGTACAGAAGATGCAAAACTTATTAAACTTTTTCCTATTCTGAGTCATCCAGACAATGTCACAGTAAACATCATCGAAAGTTTTGCTAACATCAGTAATTCTTCATCGTCAGATTTGGATTGGCTTTTCTGTTTCAATCAGTGGCTACCACCAAATCACATTTTATTCCAAATAgcgaatgcatttttatttctgtCATACTTAGCTCCCATTGGTATCCATGGTTTGTTGTATATGAGAACATGTTTGATGATAGGATCTCTATTTTTCACTCTCTGGGGTTGGATCATACTCTGTGCCTTGGATACTTTCTTATGGAATGCAGTATTTACTGTAgtaaatttgattcaaatgacAATAATTTTATACTTATTAAGGCCTTGTAAATTCAGTGTAGAGTTGGAAGGTGTCTACCGCGAACTTTTTCAACCTCTTCGAGTATCTCGACATGAGTTTAAGCGAGCCATACAGTGTATGAGAGAAATCAAGTCTTTGAAACCTCGTGAACCTTATTGTGTTGAAAACGTTACCAAAGTAGATCGACTATCATTAGTTTTATCTGGAAG ATTAGTTGTGTCCCAACATGGTCATGCCTTGCACATTGTGGATTCCAAGCAATTTCTTGATTCTCCTGAATGGTTTGGTGTTTGCACAAACGATAACTATCAG gtgtCTATAACTGCTTTGGAAGAATGTCGACTTTTGGTCTGGCATCGAGATAAACTTAAACTTTCCATCTGCAATGACCAATTTTTACAAGCTGTTTTTGATAACATTCTTGGAAAAGATGTGGTCAAAAAATTATTGCTGGTCTCAGAAACTTCATGCAATGGCGTAGGGTTATATGTGTGTGAAGATGTTGTTGCTGAGACAACAaagcttctttcaaaaaataaacagggTCAAACTGGTCTTAGTGTTCTTCTAACCAGGCAAGTTAAAA